TCGCGCGAGGTTTCGGGATCACCAACATGCCAACAACGCTCCCCGTATGTTCCAACTGCTTACAGAGATTATCCGAAGGGACATAAAGTGGCTTAAAGAGCTAAATCCAACCGCAAAATGTGGCATATAAGGTGAGTCCTCTGGCATAACCATCGGAGCTCTGTTTTTTCCTCTCTCCAGCCCGCTATTGACCAATGATTTCCGGTCCTCAGCGGGCTGTTTTCGTATCAGGCCCCAGCCTGTATTTCTTTTTTCCTTACCTCATCTACAAAGGAGATCAGCGTGTCACACATCGTACAGATTCAAACAGAAATCAGAGATCCGACTGCGATTAGTGCTGCCTGCCAGCGACTGAAACTGCCACCGCCTGTCCAGGGAAAGACCCGACTCTTCAGCAGCACGGCGACAGGCTGGGCAGTCCAATTACACAACTGGCGGTATCCGGTCGTCTGCGACGTCAAAACGGCCCAGCTGAGCTTTGACAATTTCGAAGGCCGCTGGGGAGATCGCCGGGAGCTGGACCATTTTCTCCAGGGGTATGCCGTAGAGAAAGCTAAACTCGAGGCCAGAAAGCAGGGGCACACGGTCCGCGAGCAACCACTGGAAGATGGCTCAATCAAGCTCACGGTTCAGGTTGGAGGTGCGGCATGAGCCAAACGATCGAAATCATCATTGCCCCGGACGGTCAGTCCCGCATCGAAACACAGGGTTTCACTGGAACCGGCTGTCGCACCGCCAGTCGGTTTCTGGAACAGGCCCTAGGAAAAGCAACATCAGAACAACTTAAACCGGAATTCCATCAGCATGCTTCGGAAGATGAACACCTGCAGGAAGGCCGTTGAACTGG
The DNA window shown above is from Gimesia sp. and carries:
- a CDS encoding DUF1257 domain-containing protein gives rise to the protein MSHIVQIQTEIRDPTAISAACQRLKLPPPVQGKTRLFSSTATGWAVQLHNWRYPVVCDVKTAQLSFDNFEGRWGDRRELDHFLQGYAVEKAKLEARKQGHTVREQPLEDGSIKLTVQVGGAA
- a CDS encoding DUF2997 domain-containing protein; its protein translation is MSQTIEIIIAPDGQSRIETQGFTGTGCRTASRFLEQALGKATSEQLKPEFHQHASEDEHLQEGR